Genomic DNA from Candidatus Hinthialibacter antarcticus:
AGCCGACTTCGTTTTTTATCGTCCGCGCAAGCCCGGCTAACAACCCATTGGAAAGGCATATCACATCAGGACGCGGATCTTCTTTGAGCCATTCAACCAGACGTAGCACTTCTTTTTTTTGATTGCCTTCTTCGCCCTTCAACGTCGAGAGCGTCAGTTCGCCTAAGTCTTCCGCTTTGGTCATGCCCGCTTTTTTTGAAGCTGCCGTCAAGAGCGACTTGCTATCGAACCAGCGGTCGATCCAGCGCGGCGTGTAGCGAAAAATAGAACTGATCTGTTGCAGATATACATTCACGCCGCCGAAAAAAATCGGCGCGTCGGCGGCCACGCTTTCGTCTTCAACCATGATGGGCAAATACAGCGGCAGCATGACCGCATCGTGGCCTTGCGCCCGCAGTGCGCGCACTAGCGCATTGTCGCGAACGCAATTGCCGCAATAGAACGTACCGGTTCCCGGCGTGATTTGGATAATTCTCATGTCGTCGCTGCAATCAACGGCCGCCCATGCGGCAGCGGTTTGGGCAATTCGACAAATTCAGATACAGCAGAAAATAACGGGTCAAAATCTTTTTCCAGATGCCCAATCAGGCAATCCGTCAAATCGCCGCGCAGATTTGGATATTTCATTAAGAAATCCTTAAAACGGAAATCTTGATCGTAGAACGCGTACACCAGTTTGCGCATTGCTTCGATCATAACGATGAGTTTCTCGCCATATTCTGCGAATTGTTCAGCGGAAACGTCATTGCGTTCGAGCGCTTTGTGAATGGCTTCGCCCGCAAGTTCGCCGCTGAGCAACGCTAACAAAACGCCAGATGAAAACACCGGGTCTAAAAACGCAAACGCGTCGCCGGTTAAGACCAAGCCATCCGATGCGCAATATTCGGAACGATAGGAATATTCACCCGTCGCCCAATAGTCAGTGCAGCGCTCGCCAACAGACAGGTGGTCTTCGATCCAGGGATTGCTTTTGATTTCCCGTTGAAAAATCGTATCCAAGTCGCGACTGTCGCGGTAAAGATATTCACGCTCGGCGACCAGACCCACACTGACAATATCGTCAGGCAAGGGGATATACCAGAACCAGCCGTTGTCAGGGATATACGCAACTGTGGTCGCGCCTTCGTCTTTGCCTTCGTCGCGCTTGGCGCCTTTATATCGGGTCCAGATAGACGTTTTGTTAAGTTTCGGGTCCATTTTGCGCCAGCGGTTTCGCGCAATGGCCAACGAGTTTCGGCCGCTGGCGTCGATGGTAAACGGCGCCCGCAGTTCTTTACGGTTTTTCTCTTCGTCTTCAATCACCACGCCGACGGTCGCGCCGTTTTCAACAATGAAATCTTTCACCGCCACGCCGTCTTGAACCTGGGCGCCCTGTTCACGCGCATGGTCAATCATCAATTGGTCGAATTGATCGCGCGGCACCTGCCAGGTACGCGACGCTTCATGTTCCATGTGTTGTTCAAAGTAAAACGGCGCAGAGAGTTTGCCCATCGGATTGACAAACTGGACGCTGTACTTATTTGTATAACCAGCCTGCTTGATCTTGTCCAACACGCCCAGCCGCTCCAATGGAAAATAGCAATACGGCAACAACGACTCGCCAATGTGATAGCGTGGAAATTTTTCTTTTTCCAATACCATCACGCGACGACCGCTTTTCGCTAAAACCGCAGCTGCGGAGGCTCCCGCAGGCCCGGCGCCGATTATCAGCGCGTCAAAATCATTTGTAGATGTCACAGAGTTTCTCCTACTCGATCATCGCCCGGCGGTAAAATCTCGATCACGTGCGCGATTGGTTCACCGCTGCTCATGCTCAACGTGTTGCAGCGTCCATAGAGTTCCGGCCCAGGCGAAATATTAAAAATGCGCTGCATGAGCCCGTCCGCTTTCATACGGAAATAGGCGCTGGGTTCACTATGATATTGGACGGCGAACTGGTTCAGAATTCCGCCGAACGGCAAACGGCCTTCTTCGACCAACAAGCGTGGAATTTCATCCAATTTCGTTAAATCAATTTGGATGGCGCCAAACTCAACCGGCTCGTTATCGTCATCCAGTTCTAACACCACAAGACGGGTCAGAATGTCTCCTTCAACCGCCTGATTGAGAACGCGGAGATGAATGTCATCTTCATAAAACGTTTGCAGCGTATTGGTCATATCGCTGTCATGCACCAACAGCATCCGTTCCGGTTCCGGCATTTCAAGCGGCGTCACCGGCTCCATCAAACGCACGGTGTACCCATGGCGTTGATACACCATCGGAAAGGGCAAAAACGGTTCTTTGATTTCAGGCAGCAATGCGGTAACCATAGCGTTTAAATTTAAGTGTATCGGACTTCTTGATGTTCAGGCAAAAAGTATTTTTTCAATCCTTCATCAATACGCAACAATCCGTCGCGGGTGAGATGGATCGCCTCGTCGTCGTAATCCAAAACGCCGTCGTTTTTCAGTTCCTGCAAAGGCCCAGCGAATCGCTCAAACACATCAACGTCGAATTTCTCTTGAAAATACGCGCGGGGCACGCGGCCTAATTTATGCTGAAGAGCGAATTCACGAATCAAGCGTTCGTCGTCAGTTAACGGTTTGGCGCGATTGATGGGCAATTCGCCCGCTTCGACTTTTTCGAGATAAGGACCCATGTCTTTTTCGTTTTGCGCATGGACGCCGCCGTAATGCCCAAACGACGACACGCCTAACCCCAGCATGTCGGCGCCGCTCCATAACATGTCGCGGTAGATGAATTTGGTTGATTCAGGGTTCTTGACTGCGGTGTAAGCGCTGGTGACGGTGTAGCCCGCTTCTTCAAAAATCGCAAACGCTTCTTTGACCCAGCGGCGCTTGGTTTGCCAGTCGGCGACGGGAGCGATCTCGGTTCCCTTCTCTTTCATCATGTCGCGGTAGATGGTGGTGTTGAATGGAATTTCCATTTGATAAACCGTCAGGCTGTCAGGCTGCATGGCGAGCGCCTTGCGGACAGCGTCCAGCCACTTTTCATCCGTCTCGCCCAACATGCCCGCGATCAGGTCAATGTTAATCTGCGGAAACTCAATCGAACGCGCAAAATCATAGGCGCGGCCAATTTCACCGGAGCGATGGGCGCGATTGTTGAGTTCTAAAACCTGGTCGTCAAAATGTTCGACGCCCAGGCTTAAGCGCGTCACGCCGATGCTACGAATCGCTTCCAGTTTGGCTTCGGTCAAGGTGCCCGGTTCGCATTCAAAGGTGATTTCTTCGGCGGCGTCCCAGGGCAATTTTTTCTGCATGGTTTCGACCAGGCCGGTCAATTGATGCGGCGACAAAAATGAAGGCGTACCGCCGCCGAAATAGATGTACTTCGGTTTGCGCCCGCCAATGATGGGCTTGTCGGCGTAGAGTTCAAATTCACGGGTGAGGGCGTCGAGATAACGTCGAATTTCAGACGAGTTTTTATCGGTATACACGCGGAAATAACAAAAGTGGCAGCGCTTGCGGCAAAAGGGGATATGCAAATAGATACCCAGGTTCGCCTCAGGATGCGGCTGGCGCTCAATCGACTCAAACGCCGATGACACATAGTCCGGCTTCCAAACCGAAAACGGCGGATAGTTGGAAACAAAATAACTACCAGCCGTGGTCTTTTTTTCTGATTGCGTACTCATTCAACGCTCCTCATTAATTCTTTGGGCCGAACCCATACATCACGCCGTCTAACGCGCCGACAATGACCATCCCCTGGCCGACGGCGGGCGTACTAATAATGCCTTCGCCAATTTCATACGACCAAATTTCACCGCCGTCTTTGACTTCGAGTATGTAGAGACGCCCGTCTTCTGAACCAACGACCAACCGGTCGCCGCAGATCACAGGAGAACTATCGACTTTTCCGCGCGTACGAAACTCCCAGATAGAATCTCCGGTTTCTTTATCAACGCAATGGACGCGACGATCGCGTCCGCCGAAGATGACGTATTCATCCGTAATCGCAGCGGATGAAAAATAAGGAAAGTTGCGGTTGCTATAGCTCCACACAACTTTCTGCGCTTCTAAATCAATGCAAAGAAATTCGTTACCGTAATTTCCAACATACGCCTTACCGTCATCAAGCGCCACCGTGGCGGCGATATACGCCTCCGCGTCGATGTCAGCGAAGGGGGAGCCGTCTTTGATTGAAACGGTATGAACTCGCGCATCGCATCCGCCCACAACGATTTGTTTTTCATCAACCGCAGGCGAACCGTTGATGTAGTTATCGGTGCTGTACATCCAAATCAATTCGCCCGTCTTGAAATCCAGGCAATAGAGCCGACTGTCATAACTGCCGAACAACACGCGTAACGAACCGTCGTCCGCGCGCGTCCACATGGCGGAGCCCATGATTTTATCTTGGGTCTCGTATTTCCAGCGCAAATCGCCAGTCTTTGCATCCAGGCAATATAGGTTCGCATCCGATGAGCCGACGACAACAGCGCCATCTAACGCCATCGGAGACGCTTCGACCATATCGTCCGTTTTAAACTTCCAGCGCTCTTCGCCGTTTTGAATGTTCAGCGCATAAATGTAATTATCTTGCGAACCAAAATAGACGCTATCGCCCGATATCACCGCCGAAGAAGTAATTGGTTGCTCTGTACGAAACGTCCAGCGCAACTCAAGCGCCTTTGGCAGCGTTCCCTGTGCGACGCCGTGATTTGACACGTCGCCGCGAAACAGCGGCCAATCGCCAATGGGTTGTGCATTAACCGCCGCATTGAAGCACAAAAAAACAAATAGCAAAATCGTTGTTATTCTTATTCGCATGATGGAATCGACCCGAAGATTATTTTTCATTCATTGTACAACTTAGTCTGCTCGAAGTAAAAAAAAGTTCAACCATATAAGGAGATAAAGCGTAAATTACTTCTTGGAGTCTTCTAATTGTGTTTTGATATTTTTGAGAAACAGGCGGATTAAACTGTGGCTGAATTTGTTGTGAGCGCATGGCGGTACAGCTGTTGAAAATCTTCGACGGTGAGGTCGCGTGGATTGAAGGAGCCTGTCCATTGCTGGGCGGCAGCTTCTGCCAGAATGTGTACATCCTCTGGCTGCACGTTGAATTCAGACAATGAACGCGGCATTCCGGCGGCGTCGAGCAGTTGCTCTAAGCGTTGCGCCAAGCGTTCGACCGCGTCTTCTTCACAACAATGCGAATCAACAACGCCAGCGAAAAGCGCTAGTTCGGCGTACTGTTTACGCACTTCGGAATCTTGCGCATTCCATCGGACAACATGCGGCAGCATCATCCCGACCGCCTGCCCATGAACTAGGTGATATTGGGCCGTCAGTGGATTCGCAACCGCGTGGGCCGCGCCCAACATGCTGTTCTCGATTGCGATCCCCGCATAGGCGGCGCCTAGCAACATCGCAGCGCGCGCATCCTGATTGTCAGGCTCTGACAATACCTGCTCGTAACTTAATTGCGTCAGACGAAATGATTCACGCGAATAAAGCCACGATACCGCGTTGCGTTTTTTTGTGACGGCGGTTTCGACGGCGTGGGTAATCGCATCCATACCGGTGCGCGCCGTAACGAGTTTCGGCTGCGACAACGTCAATTCAGGATCAAGAACGGATATACGCGGCGCCGCCTTGGGGTCGCCGCACGCCATCTTGACGTGCGTTTCAGCGTCGGAGATCAACGCAAACGATTGGCATTCGCTTCCCGTCCCCGCCGTGGTCGGAACGGCGATTAAGGGCAGCATCGGTTTTGTCGCTTTACCAACGCCCCAGTAATCTTGCATGCGTCCGCCGTTGGTCAGCAGAAAGTTGCATCCTTTGGCGGTATCTAAACTACTGCCGCCGCCAAGGCCAACAATCAAATCAACCTTCGCTTCACGCCCGACATTCACGCAGCGCTCAACGCATTCCGTGGTCGGGTTTTCAACCGTCTGACTGAAAACGGTTACATCCAAGCCAGCAGAGTTCAGCGCCTCTTCTGCGCGTTGGGGATGACCAGCCTGGATCAATCCAGGATCGGTCACAAGCAGAACGCGCGTCCCGCCCAACTCTTTGGCTCGTTCGCCTAAACGAGAGACGGCGCCGTTTCCAAATACAAGCCGGACGCGGTTATGATGATCGAACCCGATGGTTTCAATTTTCATAAAATTATTTTTTTACCGTTTGAATAGCGCGGCGTTTATACAAAAACTCGAACAAGTTTCCTTCGTGCGGCTGGTCCCAGGTTACGCGCGAGGTTGGCAACGCGCCCAAGTTTAAACGCTCGATCAATGGGCTGCGCAATAGTTGCTTGATAAATGCGGCGTCTTCGGTCACTGCTGTAACGACCAATGAAGGCCCCATTTTTTCGAGCATCTGATCTTGTGGAACTTCAACCACGCTGGCATAGGGAAACAAAAACTCACGGTTCGCAAGCGGATGGTCAAACGACTCGCAATGCACCACCGTCGGCAACATGTAAACGCTGCTGCCTTTTTCGACCTTTCGCTCGCTGTTTCGATACCGCGCGGTCAGGTCTTCGGCGCCGGGCGTATTCAAACCTTCTTCAATGGTTGATTCAAAATATTCGGCGAACTTCGGGTTCGCGAATCCGCATAACGTCGCGTTTTCATCATCCACTTCGCATGGTTTGATTTCCGCCAGACGCTTCGCCAACGCATCAGCGATTTCGGCTCCATGTTTCGGCGTTAAGACGCAAGACGCATTGACGCAGCTGCGCCCGCCGTTTTCATAAATCGACGCAGCCAACACGTCAATAAAACTTTCCCATTGGTCGGCTTTGTCGGCGCCGATTAGAATCTTGCTCCATCCCGGGCCGTGAACTTGGACTGCGGGATTACTTGCATAACGCGCTACGGTTTTTTCGTCGCCAAAAATAATGCCGCTGTCGCATGATTGAAGAATGACGTTTGCGCCTTCATGGTCTGTCGGGTAAAAACAGAACGCTTCGGGCGGACACCCGGCGGCGATAAACGCCTGGATAATGCGCAGCGGCGTCCAGGGTTCTTCACGTCCCGGTTTTAACACAACAGGGATACGCAAGGCGACGGCGGGAATCCAAATTGAATTTACGCCGGGCGAGTTGCTGGGCAACACAACGCCTAAACTTTTCGCAGTGGGGTAATAGCTGATTAATGACCCGCCCTGTTGCGCCACGGCGCCGTCGAGCGCAGTCAAATCGAGTCCACGCGTCAGCCCGCCTAATATGGTCGGCATCTGCGTCATGACTTCATGGATTTTACCCATATTGCGTTTGACCAGCGAGTAAGGCAACCCGGTCGTAGAGGATAGCGATTCGATGTAATCCTGCGGCGATTGTTCGGCGCCGTCGCCCAGAGGCAGCGAAGCGTTCATAAATAGTTCGCCCGCTTGTTTGCATATCTCCAACATCTTCGCGCTGGGCACGTCCTGCAATATCTCAAACGATCGAGAAATTTTATTGATGTCGCGGCGAATTAATCCCGAATTCGCCATGCTCATTTGCGCGACGGCTTCACCGCCGGAATGATGGACGAGTTCAGATTTATCGAGGCTCTCATAGACGCGCCCGCTGCGTATGCAGGGGATCTGCGTTAATGCGGTCATGGTCGTCATTGCTTTCTCCGAATTAGTACACGCCTTCAACCACTTTGTTTTCGCTTGCGCGGAAGGGCCGCACTTCGCCGACGCCGTCCCAAGCGAAACGCCCCCAGGGCTCGCGGCGGATGACTTCATCACGCTCCAGAAAACGCGGCATGAACAATTCCTTGGTGATGGTCGTCAGTTCGACGCGCCCCCACTCGCCGTACTCGACGGTCTTGACGGTGTCGTCAGGATCAACCACCCGCAACACCGCGCGCGGCTGCGGCGCATAGTAGGTCAACGCATAGTCATCTTCCGCCGAAAGCGGTTTGCTACACGCGAGGCCCATCAGCGTATTGCCGTAGGTCGGCACCAGCTGCGCTTTTTCTTCCAGGATTTCTTCCGCCAGAAAACGCACCACCTGCGGCGTCATAGAGGTACCGCCAAGAAATACGCCTTTGATTCCAACGCCGGGCACATCAACTTTTTCGCCCAGCGCTTCCAGCAATTTCGGCGTCGTGAACAGGCAGGAAACATTGCGATGTTTTAAAATTGGCGCGGCCTGATCGACGATGTGCTCCATATAAGCCTTGGCCTGATCTCCTTGTCCGTTGCCGATGAGTTTTTTTACCCAGCGGGGATCAAGGTCGAGATGATAACACGAGCCGCCCATCACATTGGCGAGATGCTCAATCGTCAACCGCAAGCGGCGCGGGCCAGTCGGCCCCATCATCAACCAATTGCCGCCGCGCGGGAAAAATTCCGGGTCCAGCGTTTCAGCGAATTCGGTGTAATCATACTCATGGTCATGCCAGCTGATGCGTTGTTTGGGCAATCCCGTCGTACCACCCGTTTCAAAAATTTTATACGGTTTGCCTTCATATTGTTTTGGAATCCACACTTCGTGCGGTTCGTTGCGTAAGGTCTCATCATCAAAATGCGGAAACTTGACGACGTCTTCGTAGGTTTTCACGTCTTCACGCGGGTCCCAGCCCGCCTGCTTGGCCCAGTTGAGCCAATAGGGACAGCCGGTTTCCGGCGAAAAATGCCACTGGATGATTTCTCTCAAGTGTTGATCGAGTTGATCTTTGGCTTGAGCCAGGGCGCTCTCTGCAATCGCGCTCATGCGGATGCGACCTCCATTCGTTTATCTGGAAAGAATTTAGTAATTGTTTCTTTTGAGGGCGGCTTGGTGAATAACGAAACTAAAATCATTGTCAGCGTAGACGCCGCGAAAATAATAGCCACCGGCATCATGCCAAAGACATGGTATTCACGCTCGAGGCCGTAATTGGAATCTTGAAATAAAACGAACCACACAACCATCGTCACGATCACAGTCGCATAGGCGGCGGCCTTGGTGGCGCGCTTCCAATAGACGGCGGCGACGGCAAGCGGGAACAAACTGGCAAAGCCGGAGAAGCACCAAATCCCTAAGACAAAAACGCTGCGAGGTTCTGCGAGTGAAAGCAAGTAAGTAATGATGACGATCAACGTAATAAAACCGCGCGCCATCCAGATTTGCTGATTATCGTTAAAGCGGTTTTTACCGAAATGGTGCATGACCACGTCGTTGGTGAACATCGTACCCAGGCACATGAACTGCGAATCAAGCGACGACATAATCGCAGCCAGAATGCCAGCGGTAACAAAACCCGACATAGTCTCACTGGTAAGTTGCTTCACCATGATGCCTAAGACCGCATTGGGCGGGGCGCCCTCAGGAACAACACGCTGCAATCCGCTCGCGGTTTCGATCACGGCGCCGCTGGCCCATACGCCGATAAGGATGCACGGCACCCATACAATCATGATAAAAATGGGGTGAGCAATCACGGTGAGCCGAAAGGTCTTCGCCGACTTCGCCGTCAACCAATGTTGAAAGAGGTGCGGAAACATCCCAACCGAAAGCGGGATAAATAGATAGGTTAGAAAGACCAGTTGCGGCACTTTATCGCCGCGCACTAGTTTTTCGGGCTTTGCCATCGCGGTTGCATTTTCAAGCCCACCCAATTTGGTGGAGATCAAATAAAATGCGATGACGCCGATCACCATAAAGACGATGGTTTGAAATGT
This window encodes:
- a CDS encoding aldehyde dehydrogenase family protein, with the protein product MTTMTALTQIPCIRSGRVYESLDKSELVHHSGGEAVAQMSMANSGLIRRDINKISRSFEILQDVPSAKMLEICKQAGELFMNASLPLGDGAEQSPQDYIESLSSTTGLPYSLVKRNMGKIHEVMTQMPTILGGLTRGLDLTALDGAVAQQGGSLISYYPTAKSLGVVLPSNSPGVNSIWIPAVALRIPVVLKPGREEPWTPLRIIQAFIAAGCPPEAFCFYPTDHEGANVILQSCDSGIIFGDEKTVARYASNPAVQVHGPGWSKILIGADKADQWESFIDVLAASIYENGGRSCVNASCVLTPKHGAEIADALAKRLAEIKPCEVDDENATLCGFANPKFAEYFESTIEEGLNTPGAEDLTARYRNSERKVEKGSSVYMLPTVVHCESFDHPLANREFLFPYASVVEVPQDQMLEKMGPSLVVTAVTEDAAFIKQLLRSPLIERLNLGALPTSRVTWDQPHEGNLFEFLYKRRAIQTVKK
- a CDS encoding PQQ-binding-like beta-propeller repeat protein — its product is MRIRITTILLFVFLCFNAAVNAQPIGDWPLFRGDVSNHGVAQGTLPKALELRWTFRTEQPITSSAVISGDSVYFGSQDNYIYALNIQNGEERWKFKTDDMVEASPMALDGAVVVGSSDANLYCLDAKTGDLRWKYETQDKIMGSAMWTRADDGSLRVLFGSYDSRLYCLDFKTGELIWMYSTDNYINGSPAVDEKQIVVGGCDARVHTVSIKDGSPFADIDAEAYIAATVALDDGKAYVGNYGNEFLCIDLEAQKVVWSYSNRNFPYFSSAAITDEYVIFGGRDRRVHCVDKETGDSIWEFRTRGKVDSSPVICGDRLVVGSEDGRLYILEVKDGGEIWSYEIGEGIISTPAVGQGMVIVGALDGVMYGFGPKN
- a CDS encoding iron-containing alcohol dehydrogenase; this translates as MKIETIGFDHHNRVRLVFGNGAVSRLGERAKELGGTRVLLVTDPGLIQAGHPQRAEEALNSAGLDVTVFSQTVENPTTECVERCVNVGREAKVDLIVGLGGGSSLDTAKGCNFLLTNGGRMQDYWGVGKATKPMLPLIAVPTTAGTGSECQSFALISDAETHVKMACGDPKAAPRISVLDPELTLSQPKLVTARTGMDAITHAVETAVTKKRNAVSWLYSRESFRLTQLSYEQVLSEPDNQDARAAMLLGAAYAGIAIENSMLGAAHAVANPLTAQYHLVHGQAVGMMLPHVVRWNAQDSEVRKQYAELALFAGVVDSHCCEEDAVERLAQRLEQLLDAAGMPRSLSEFNVQPEDVHILAEAAAQQWTGSFNPRDLTVEDFQQLYRHALTTNSATV
- a CDS encoding coproporphyrinogen-III oxidase family protein; the encoded protein is MSTQSEKKTTAGSYFVSNYPPFSVWKPDYVSSAFESIERQPHPEANLGIYLHIPFCRKRCHFCYFRVYTDKNSSEIRRYLDALTREFELYADKPIIGGRKPKYIYFGGGTPSFLSPHQLTGLVETMQKKLPWDAAEEITFECEPGTLTEAKLEAIRSIGVTRLSLGVEHFDDQVLELNNRAHRSGEIGRAYDFARSIEFPQINIDLIAGMLGETDEKWLDAVRKALAMQPDSLTVYQMEIPFNTTIYRDMMKEKGTEIAPVADWQTKRRWVKEAFAIFEEAGYTVTSAYTAVKNPESTKFIYRDMLWSGADMLGLGVSSFGHYGGVHAQNEKDMGPYLEKVEAGELPINRAKPLTDDERLIREFALQHKLGRVPRAYFQEKFDVDVFERFAGPLQELKNDGVLDYDDEAIHLTRDGLLRIDEGLKKYFLPEHQEVRYT
- a CDS encoding NAD(P)/FAD-dependent oxidoreductase, whose translation is MTSTNDFDALIIGAGPAGASAAAVLAKSGRRVMVLEKEKFPRYHIGESLLPYCYFPLERLGVLDKIKQAGYTNKYSVQFVNPMGKLSAPFYFEQHMEHEASRTWQVPRDQFDQLMIDHAREQGAQVQDGVAVKDFIVENGATVGVVIEDEEKNRKELRAPFTIDASGRNSLAIARNRWRKMDPKLNKTSIWTRYKGAKRDEGKDEGATTVAYIPDNGWFWYIPLPDDIVSVGLVAEREYLYRDSRDLDTIFQREIKSNPWIEDHLSVGERCTDYWATGEYSYRSEYCASDGLVLTGDAFAFLDPVFSSGVLLALLSGELAGEAIHKALERNDVSAEQFAEYGEKLIVMIEAMRKLVYAFYDQDFRFKDFLMKYPNLRGDLTDCLIGHLEKDFDPLFSAVSEFVELPKPLPHGRPLIAATT
- a CDS encoding sodium:solute symporter family protein, coding for MTAVIIICIYLSLLLGLGIFSHRFLQSSSKDFFVASHSIGSVLLLMSVFGTTMTAFAMVGSTAESYAAGIGVYGKMASWSGLIHSAVFFLVGIKMWSIGRKYGYVTQVQLFRDRFESNGLGFILFPILVALVIPYLLVSLLGAGSVVKGVTVGVFPDLFPAINGSVPHWVTAFVICAVVLTYVFVGGLRAAAWANTFQTIVFMVIGVIAFYLISTKLGGLENATAMAKPEKLVRGDKVPQLVFLTYLFIPLSVGMFPHLFQHWLTAKSAKTFRLTVIAHPIFIMIVWVPCILIGVWASGAVIETASGLQRVVPEGAPPNAVLGIMVKQLTSETMSGFVTAGILAAIMSSLDSQFMCLGTMFTNDVVMHHFGKNRFNDNQQIWMARGFITLIVIITYLLSLAEPRSVFVLGIWCFSGFASLFPLAVAAVYWKRATKAAAYATVIVTMVVWFVLFQDSNYGLEREYHVFGMMPVAIIFAASTLTMILVSLFTKPPSKETITKFFPDKRMEVASA